A genomic window from Cryobacterium sp. SO2 includes:
- a CDS encoding MarR family transcriptional regulator, whose protein sequence is MGTPEPTISADEMRAWAALFETSNIVQYAADRNLRDTVGLTLAQFEILLRIGEAGADGLRMTDIADALTVSRSGLTYQVGQLERKALVLRAPAPDDDRSVIAHVTPAGLDVLRAGIPGYVDLVREMLFDRLSHADLMTVTEILDDVRRQLKEQPKRSTFRRGRRKTAAE, encoded by the coding sequence ATGGGAACTCCCGAACCGACCATCTCGGCCGATGAGATGCGTGCCTGGGCGGCCCTGTTCGAGACGTCGAACATCGTGCAGTACGCGGCCGACCGCAATCTGCGCGACACCGTGGGACTCACCCTGGCGCAGTTCGAGATCCTGCTGCGGATCGGCGAGGCCGGCGCCGACGGCCTCCGGATGACCGACATCGCCGATGCCCTCACGGTCTCCCGCAGCGGGCTGACCTACCAGGTGGGCCAGCTCGAGCGGAAGGCCCTCGTGCTGCGCGCGCCCGCCCCCGACGACGACAGGTCGGTGATCGCCCACGTCACGCCGGCCGGCCTCGACGTGCTGCGGGCGGGCATCCCCGGCTACGTCGACCTGGTGCGGGAGATGCTCTTCGACCGGCTCAGCCACGCCGACCTGATGACCGTCACCGAGATCCTCGACGACGTGCGTCGCCAGCTCAAGGAGCAGCCCAAGCGCTCAACGTTCCGGCGCGGCCGGCGCAAGACTGCCGCCGAGTAA
- a CDS encoding alpha/beta hydrolase produces the protein MSPGSPPTPGTLDPRLTDPDAAGIMAAVNLAGVGAPVRHLGTIAEARSLAVEPVVDIHAFAVVSRDLVLPGSATLRVRLYTPTATPAHGTLVYLHGGGWALGGLQINDGVCRELCRSAGVRIVSVDYRLAPEHPFPAALEDAAEVLDWVAQGAPGSDEEFSGGIGVAGLSAGAALAAALARRSRDGLAPAVVQQLLICPVLDADFSRESYAANAEGLLLTAADMRWFWDLYLPDHSARRDPDAAPGALRDLAGLPPATLIIAGADPLRDEAVDYADRLALAGVDTDMHLVDGVMHAFPAFPGIESGQHALRQAAAGVAERLVASDLGESYGLR, from the coding sequence ATGTCACCCGGTAGCCCGCCCACACCGGGAACGCTCGACCCCCGGCTCACCGACCCCGACGCCGCCGGCATCATGGCCGCGGTCAACCTGGCCGGGGTCGGTGCCCCGGTGCGGCACCTGGGCACCATCGCCGAGGCCCGGTCGCTGGCCGTGGAGCCGGTCGTGGACATCCACGCCTTCGCTGTCGTCTCCCGGGACCTCGTGCTGCCGGGCTCCGCCACCCTGCGCGTGCGGCTGTACACGCCGACGGCGACGCCGGCGCACGGCACCCTCGTCTACCTGCACGGCGGGGGATGGGCCCTCGGCGGGCTCCAGATCAACGACGGCGTCTGCCGCGAACTCTGCCGGAGCGCCGGCGTGCGGATCGTCAGCGTCGACTACAGGCTGGCCCCCGAGCATCCGTTTCCCGCGGCGCTCGAGGATGCCGCCGAGGTGCTGGACTGGGTCGCCCAGGGTGCCCCCGGCAGCGACGAGGAGTTCTCCGGCGGGATCGGGGTGGCCGGCCTCAGCGCCGGCGCCGCGCTTGCCGCGGCCCTGGCCCGCCGCTCCAGGGACGGCCTGGCACCGGCCGTCGTGCAGCAGCTGCTGATCTGCCCGGTGCTCGACGCCGACTTCAGCCGCGAGTCCTACGCCGCCAACGCCGAGGGCCTGCTCTTGACCGCCGCGGACATGCGCTGGTTCTGGGACCTGTACCTGCCCGACCACTCCGCGCGCCGGGATCCGGATGCCGCGCCGGGCGCCCTGCGCGACCTCGCCGGACTCCCACCGGCCACGCTGATCATCGCCGGCGCGGACCCGCTGCGCGACGAAGCCGTCGACTACGCCGACCGGCTCGCCCTGGCCGGCGTGGACACCGACATGCACCTGGTCGACGGGGTGATGCACGCCTTTCCGGCCTTCCCCGGAATCGAGAGCGGCCAGCACGCGCTCCGGCAGGCCGCCGCGGGGGTGGCTGAGCGCCTTGTCGCCTCTGACCTTGGCGAATCCTATGGACTACGGTAA
- a CDS encoding cupin domain-containing protein, whose amino-acid sequence MVTVRTGAREFLPSGAPIFRGTVLTCPIVGPDDVETALLTEVTFTPGSHTVWHRHEREQILIITAGAGIVADRSAEHPVAVGDVVIVPAGEEHWHGAPDGHSLSHIAVLLSTTVTLGDDVTR is encoded by the coding sequence ATGGTGACGGTACGCACCGGGGCACGGGAGTTCCTGCCCTCTGGCGCCCCGATCTTCCGGGGAACCGTGCTCACCTGCCCGATCGTCGGCCCGGACGACGTGGAGACCGCGCTGCTCACCGAGGTGACCTTCACCCCGGGGTCGCACACGGTCTGGCACCGGCACGAGCGCGAACAGATCCTCATCATCACGGCGGGCGCCGGAATCGTCGCGGACCGGTCGGCCGAACACCCGGTGGCCGTGGGCGACGTCGTGATCGTGCCGGCCGGCGAGGAACACTGGCACGGCGCCCCGGACGGTCACTCGCTGTCGCACATCGCGGTGCTGTTGTCGACGACCGTCACGCTGGGCGACGATGTCACCCGGTAG
- a CDS encoding LLM class flavin-dependent oxidoreductase, which produces MPKPIEYGVFLPVGSGGWIPSANAPLIDASYASNLAATKLSESLGFDFTLSQAVWRGYGGTSKHFDVNLESITTAAGLAGATDSIGVWSTVNTSLLHPAIAAKMIATADQISGGRTGLNIVAGGNRASESQMGLGLELNNIEKYRRATEWVEIVRALWTETSVDYQGEYFTLTDCQSDPKPLQGMPQMICAATSDTGLAFVAKNLDGVLFEGTSRESVIEIGQRSRRISQENGDKLKTYCVFMVIPGDTDADAQRRIDHFNAGRDVQALANMAAEWGGKPTDATSKSHDNEDWANATAISTGTVAGSVESISEQLADMIEHADLDGAVFIMPDFADDLSVLGTEILPLLAKNGFAQAAPTGASL; this is translated from the coding sequence ATGCCCAAACCCATCGAATACGGCGTCTTTCTCCCCGTCGGCAGCGGCGGTTGGATCCCCTCGGCCAACGCCCCGCTGATCGACGCGAGCTACGCGTCGAACCTGGCCGCCACCAAACTCTCCGAGTCCCTGGGCTTCGACTTCACCCTCTCCCAGGCCGTCTGGCGCGGTTACGGCGGAACGAGCAAGCACTTCGATGTGAACCTCGAGTCGATCACGACGGCCGCCGGCCTGGCCGGCGCCACCGACTCGATCGGCGTCTGGTCGACCGTGAACACCTCGCTGCTGCACCCGGCCATAGCGGCCAAGATGATCGCCACGGCCGACCAGATCAGCGGCGGCCGCACGGGACTGAACATCGTCGCCGGTGGCAACCGGGCGTCGGAGTCGCAGATGGGGCTCGGCCTCGAGCTGAACAACATCGAGAAGTACCGCCGCGCCACCGAGTGGGTCGAGATCGTACGAGCGCTCTGGACCGAGACCTCGGTGGACTACCAGGGTGAGTACTTCACCCTCACCGACTGTCAGTCAGACCCCAAGCCGCTGCAGGGCATGCCGCAGATGATCTGCGCCGCGACCTCGGACACCGGCCTGGCCTTCGTGGCGAAGAACCTCGACGGTGTGCTCTTCGAGGGCACCTCGCGGGAGTCGGTCATCGAAATCGGGCAGCGCTCCCGCCGGATCTCGCAGGAGAACGGCGACAAGCTCAAGACCTACTGCGTCTTCATGGTCATCCCCGGCGACACCGACGCGGATGCGCAGCGCCGGATCGACCACTTCAACGCCGGTCGCGACGTGCAGGCACTGGCCAACATGGCCGCGGAGTGGGGCGGCAAGCCCACTGATGCGACGTCCAAGAGCCACGACAACGAGGACTGGGCCAACGCCACGGCGATCAGCACCGGAACCGTCGCCGGCTCGGTCGAATCCATCAGCGAACAGCTCGCCGACATGATCGAGCACGCCGACCTCGACGGAGCCGTGTTCATCATGCCCGACTTCGCCGACGACCTCAGCGTGCTCGGCACCGAGATCCTGCCGCTGCTGGCCAAGAACGGCTTCGCCCAGGCCGCCCCGACCGGAGCATCCCTCTGA
- a CDS encoding ABC transporter ATP-binding protein — MVEPRIELRNLSKTFTIGQGKTRHVVDDISFSAQPGEFVAVIGPSGCGKSTMFNIMAGLEKPSAGEVLVGGEVVTGESEHFAYMPQKDLLFPWRTILENTALGLEVRGMRKKAARAKAAELFGTFGLAGFENSHPFELSGGMRQRAALLRTVVQNRDVLLLDEPFGALDSLTRLEMQSWLQGVWSENSWTAVMITHDIREAVYLADRVIVLSARPTTVRLDVKIELPRPREMAMITSPEFAEYEKLLIETLHEESRKAMAQQMPTGAAV; from the coding sequence GTGGTTGAGCCCCGCATCGAACTCCGCAACCTGTCCAAGACCTTCACGATCGGGCAGGGCAAGACCCGCCACGTCGTCGACGACATCTCCTTCTCGGCCCAGCCCGGCGAATTCGTCGCGGTGATCGGGCCCAGCGGATGCGGCAAGAGCACCATGTTCAACATCATGGCCGGGCTGGAAAAGCCCTCGGCCGGCGAGGTGCTGGTCGGCGGCGAGGTCGTCACCGGCGAGAGCGAGCACTTCGCCTACATGCCGCAGAAAGACCTGCTCTTCCCGTGGCGCACCATCCTGGAGAACACGGCGCTGGGACTCGAGGTGCGCGGCATGCGCAAGAAGGCGGCCAGGGCCAAGGCGGCCGAACTCTTCGGCACCTTCGGGCTCGCCGGATTCGAGAACTCGCACCCGTTCGAACTCTCCGGCGGGATGCGTCAACGCGCCGCCCTGCTGCGCACCGTGGTGCAGAACCGGGATGTGCTGCTGCTGGACGAACCGTTCGGCGCCCTCGATTCACTCACCCGCCTCGAGATGCAGTCCTGGCTGCAGGGCGTCTGGAGCGAGAACTCCTGGACCGCGGTGATGATCACCCACGACATCCGCGAGGCCGTGTACCTCGCCGACCGCGTGATCGTGCTCAGCGCCCGGCCCACCACGGTGCGCCTGGACGTGAAGATCGAGCTGCCGCGGCCGCGCGAGATGGCCATGATCACCTCGCCGGAATTCGCCGAGTACGAGAAGCTGCTGATCGAGACGCTGCATGAGGAATCCCGCAAGGCCATGGCCCAGCAGATGCCGACCGGCGCCGCCGTATGA
- a CDS encoding TenA family protein: MTTPTLSATLMAYAEPRFAAWCRMPFLTQLEAGTLPVEVFRNYLEQDFLYLRHYARLYARLASLASDADVEHFIALAHGIVAVELENHRALGDGFDCDFGDVIASPETRAYMGFLSRMSDNLGEALIAMLPCVAGYGVAIALLEPTGVGRYAGWLAAYTSGEYQHVIDRHLALVDRLDVSLDRATQIMDGALDHEDAFWNQLPQSQGTPL, encoded by the coding sequence ATGACCACGCCCACGCTGTCGGCGACCCTGATGGCCTACGCCGAGCCGCGCTTCGCCGCGTGGTGCCGGATGCCGTTCCTCACCCAGCTCGAGGCCGGCACGCTGCCCGTCGAGGTCTTCCGGAACTACCTGGAGCAGGACTTCCTCTACCTGCGGCACTACGCCCGCCTCTACGCCCGGCTGGCCTCCCTCGCCTCCGATGCCGACGTCGAGCACTTCATCGCGCTCGCGCACGGGATCGTCGCCGTTGAACTGGAGAACCACCGCGCCCTCGGCGACGGCTTCGACTGCGACTTCGGCGACGTGATCGCCTCCCCGGAGACGCGCGCGTACATGGGCTTCCTGTCGCGGATGTCCGACAACCTGGGCGAGGCCCTCATCGCCATGCTGCCCTGCGTGGCCGGCTACGGCGTGGCCATCGCCCTGCTCGAGCCCACCGGCGTCGGCCGGTACGCCGGCTGGCTCGCCGCGTACACCAGCGGCGAGTACCAGCACGTCATCGACCGACACCTCGCCCTGGTCGACCGGCTCGACGTGAGCCTGGACCGGGCCACCCAGATCATGGACGGCGCCCTCGACCACGAGGACGCCTTCTGGAACCAGCTCCCCCAATCGCAAGGAACACCGCTATGA
- a CDS encoding RidA family protein, with the protein MSGTAVIPEGLYTHPSFSPAVRASGETIYVAGQLALSPAGEIVGPDDIDVQLERIWFQIESILAAAGASLADVVRVTAYTTDVAFVQAIVAARQARFAGLTPPASALVVVAGLALPGSVVEIDAVAVL; encoded by the coding sequence GTGAGCGGCACAGCGGTCATCCCCGAGGGGCTCTACACCCACCCGTCCTTCTCGCCCGCGGTGCGGGCGAGCGGTGAGACGATCTACGTCGCCGGCCAGCTCGCGCTGTCCCCGGCCGGGGAGATCGTCGGTCCAGACGACATCGACGTGCAGCTGGAGCGCATCTGGTTCCAGATCGAAAGCATCCTTGCCGCGGCGGGCGCCAGCCTGGCCGATGTGGTCAGGGTGACCGCGTACACCACGGATGTCGCCTTCGTGCAGGCGATCGTCGCGGCCCGCCAGGCCCGGTTCGCCGGCCTCACCCCGCCCGCGAGCGCCCTGGTCGTTGTCGCCGGGCTCGCGCTGCCCGGCTCGGTCGTCGAAATCGACGCCGTCGCCGTGCTCTGA
- a CDS encoding GNAT family N-acetyltransferase — MSIPSTSGGENGEQRTVELVEDEHRYVLLLDGARVGYTTYVDHGSRRVFVHTEIDMNQSGKGLASTLVSAALDDVRARQLRVVAICPFTAAYLRGHRDYDDLADPVTPRLKADLRAAHLL; from the coding sequence ATGAGCATCCCATCAACCAGCGGCGGCGAGAACGGCGAACAGCGCACCGTGGAACTCGTCGAGGACGAGCACCGCTACGTGCTGCTCCTCGATGGCGCGCGGGTGGGCTACACGACCTATGTCGACCACGGCTCCCGGCGGGTGTTCGTGCACACCGAGATCGACATGAACCAATCGGGCAAGGGGCTGGCGTCGACACTCGTGTCCGCGGCCCTCGACGACGTGCGGGCCCGGCAGCTGCGGGTCGTGGCCATCTGCCCGTTCACGGCCGCGTACCTGCGCGGACACCGCGATTACGACGATCTGGCCGACCCGGTGACGCCGCGGCTGAAGGCGGATCTGCGCGCGGCGCACCTGCTCTGA
- a CDS encoding amidohydrolase has translation MARLIIRGGMVLTLDDANSYYEVGTVVVDGATIVSVTAGIEPIAPLAGDTVIDAAGKIVMPGLIDLHYHTALGKGYNDHLPLWEYLDECWYPIIRALDDEAAYWAAMLSYTESLKNGVTTVNDMYRKLDSLAKAAEEIGIRAVLANDVALDEHNLDTLADNAAAHANNHGRAGGLIEVRIGIEWLPLASPELLRDARSLANDLDIGIHVHLNESQTEVDNSIARFGMRPTELAYETGLLGPDTIAAHCVWLNDREIALMKETGTHISHNPSSNAKLGNGVARVPEMLAAGLNIGLGHDAAECNNSADMFEVMKFASLMHRAVRADSSLMPAQQVVRMATRNGAAALGHNTGQLTVGYTADIILIDTNNAMFTPMLRDDPEHLYSHLVFAANGSAVDTTIVNGEIVMRGRELTRVNEQMVLDEAQKAFRRVKDKIVVVRR, from the coding sequence GTGGCACGCCTGATCATCCGCGGGGGCATGGTCCTCACCCTGGACGACGCGAACAGCTACTACGAGGTGGGCACCGTCGTCGTCGACGGCGCCACCATCGTCTCCGTCACGGCCGGCATCGAGCCGATCGCCCCGCTGGCCGGCGACACCGTGATCGACGCCGCCGGCAAGATCGTGATGCCCGGGCTCATCGACCTGCACTATCACACGGCCCTCGGCAAGGGTTATAACGACCACCTCCCGCTCTGGGAGTACCTCGACGAGTGCTGGTACCCCATCATCCGGGCGCTCGACGACGAGGCCGCGTACTGGGCCGCGATGCTCAGCTACACGGAGTCGCTTAAGAACGGTGTCACCACCGTCAACGACATGTACCGCAAGCTCGACTCCCTGGCCAAGGCCGCCGAGGAGATCGGCATCCGCGCGGTGCTGGCCAACGACGTCGCGCTCGACGAGCACAATCTCGACACGCTCGCCGACAACGCCGCCGCCCATGCGAACAACCACGGCAGGGCCGGCGGACTCATCGAGGTGCGCATCGGCATCGAGTGGCTGCCGCTGGCCTCGCCCGAGCTGCTCCGCGACGCCCGGAGCCTGGCGAACGACCTGGACATCGGCATCCACGTGCACCTCAACGAGTCGCAGACCGAGGTGGACAACAGCATCGCGCGCTTCGGCATGCGCCCCACCGAGCTGGCCTACGAGACCGGGCTGCTCGGACCGGACACCATCGCCGCGCACTGCGTCTGGCTCAACGACCGCGAGATCGCCCTGATGAAGGAGACCGGCACCCACATCTCGCACAACCCCAGCTCGAACGCGAAGCTCGGCAACGGCGTGGCCCGGGTGCCGGAGATGCTCGCGGCCGGCCTCAACATCGGCCTCGGGCACGACGCGGCGGAGTGCAATAACAGCGCCGACATGTTCGAGGTGATGAAGTTCGCGTCGCTGATGCACCGGGCCGTGCGGGCGGATTCCAGCCTGATGCCCGCCCAGCAGGTGGTGCGGATGGCGACCAGGAACGGCGCCGCCGCCCTCGGCCACAACACCGGTCAGCTCACGGTCGGCTACACGGCTGACATCATCCTGATCGACACGAACAACGCCATGTTCACCCCCATGCTCCGCGACGACCCCGAGCACCTCTACAGCCACCTGGTCTTCGCGGCCAACGGCAGCGCCGTGGACACCACCATCGTCAACGGCGAGATCGTGATGCGCGGGCGCGAGCTCACCCGGGTGAACGAGCAGATGGTGCTCGACGAGGCGCAGAAGGCGTTCCGCCGGGTCAAGGACAAGATCGTGGTGGTGCGGCGATGA
- a CDS encoding ABC transporter substrate-binding protein, with protein sequence MNRRLSAAGAVGLASLVVLTGCATSSTADTDSAVTDVNFALDWTPNTNHTGLYVAIAEGYFEDAGLNVTVLPYSDSSTDTLINSGAADFGVSFQDTATFAAATGVENTSVFAILQHNPVSIGVLESATDITSPKDLDGKIFGNAGSSETYIKEATDAIVNDGGTGDFTSVTLGTSAYEALYAGQVDFVGAFETWEGIDAELKGTPMKFFHLQDYGVPDIYSVIVDANKDWLAANPEAATAFVGALQKGYQYAADNPDEAAQILIDQNPGAFEDEELVFASQEELSANYLTDADGVVGTQTAEQWQAFADYLFESDLLVDEDGAALTEAPDTSTMFTNEYLSTTE encoded by the coding sequence ATGAATCGACGACTCAGCGCCGCCGGCGCAGTCGGGCTCGCCAGCCTTGTGGTGTTGACGGGATGTGCCACCTCAAGCACAGCCGACACGGACAGCGCCGTGACGGATGTCAACTTCGCGCTCGACTGGACCCCGAACACCAACCACACCGGCCTCTACGTCGCGATCGCAGAAGGCTACTTCGAAGACGCCGGACTGAACGTGACGGTCCTGCCCTACAGCGACAGCTCAACCGACACCCTGATCAACTCCGGCGCGGCCGACTTCGGTGTGTCCTTCCAGGACACCGCCACCTTCGCCGCGGCGACCGGGGTGGAAAACACCTCGGTGTTCGCGATCCTGCAGCACAATCCGGTTTCGATCGGTGTGCTGGAGAGCGCCACCGACATCACCTCGCCGAAGGACCTCGACGGCAAGATCTTCGGCAACGCCGGCAGCTCCGAGACCTACATCAAGGAGGCCACGGATGCCATCGTCAACGACGGCGGCACCGGCGACTTCACCTCGGTGACCCTGGGCACCTCGGCCTATGAGGCGCTCTACGCCGGCCAGGTCGACTTCGTGGGCGCCTTCGAGACCTGGGAAGGCATCGACGCGGAGCTCAAGGGCACCCCGATGAAGTTCTTCCACCTGCAGGACTACGGCGTGCCGGACATCTACAGCGTGATCGTCGACGCCAACAAGGACTGGCTCGCCGCGAACCCCGAGGCGGCGACGGCCTTCGTCGGCGCTCTCCAGAAGGGCTACCAGTACGCCGCGGACAACCCCGACGAGGCGGCGCAGATCCTCATCGACCAGAACCCCGGCGCGTTCGAGGACGAGGAACTCGTCTTCGCCAGCCAGGAGGAGCTCAGCGCGAACTACCTCACCGACGCGGACGGAGTCGTCGGCACCCAGACGGCCGAACAGTGGCAGGCCTTCGCCGACTACCTGTTCGAGTCCGACCTGCTCGTCGACGAGGATGGCGCGGCGCTGACCGAAGCGCCCGACACCTCGACCATGTTCACCAACGAATACCTCTCGACCACCGAGTAA
- a CDS encoding GntR family transcriptional regulator has product MSVGMRDSTILEQIPSPDVMLGKTVHERVREALRTSVIEGILPPSFRLRQSDIATSLGVSVTPVREALRDLAAEGLIRMDAHRGAIVRSIDLAEFIEIRLLLDALWPVCVRLATERISDQEIAIMEALQAKMEKHPKDYVLLNAEFHEIISQAARAPRVQAMLDSLRVATNQVLRTALGTAAPNRLHEGIEEHRGILDALRRRDADAMILATMAHQTPTWDAVEAMIRSAQQENADV; this is encoded by the coding sequence ATGTCGGTCGGTATGCGGGATTCCACGATTCTCGAACAGATTCCCTCGCCGGACGTCATGCTCGGCAAGACCGTGCACGAGCGGGTGCGGGAGGCGCTCCGCACCTCCGTCATCGAGGGGATCCTGCCGCCGAGCTTCCGGCTCCGGCAGTCCGACATCGCCACCTCCCTCGGGGTAAGCGTGACCCCGGTGCGGGAGGCACTTCGCGACCTCGCGGCCGAGGGGTTGATCCGCATGGACGCCCACCGCGGCGCCATCGTGCGTTCGATCGACCTGGCCGAGTTCATCGAGATCCGCCTGCTGCTCGACGCGCTCTGGCCGGTCTGCGTGCGCCTGGCGACCGAGCGGATCTCCGATCAGGAGATCGCCATCATGGAGGCGCTCCAGGCCAAGATGGAGAAGCATCCCAAGGACTACGTCCTGCTGAACGCCGAGTTCCACGAGATCATCAGCCAGGCCGCCCGCGCCCCGCGGGTGCAGGCCATGCTCGACTCACTCCGGGTGGCCACCAACCAGGTGCTCCGCACCGCGCTCGGCACCGCGGCGCCGAACCGGCTGCACGAGGGCATCGAAGAGCACCGCGGCATCCTCGACGCCCTCAGGCGCCGGGACGCCGACGCGATGATCCTGGCCACCATGGCCCACCAGACCCCCACCTGGGACGCGGTCGAAGCCATGATCCGTTCCGCGCAGCAGGAGAACGCCGACGTCTGA
- a CDS encoding RidA family protein, with product MSIAINPTAVRQVSGYSHALVKSGTPVFVTGQVAWDLDGSVVGKGDIAVQVEKTWSNIHAVLADLGAAITDVVKLTTYATDARFMQAIGEAKARQFEPGQFPASTFLVVAGLADPDLLVEIEVVVMLPDPVNINA from the coding sequence ATGAGTATCGCCATCAACCCCACCGCCGTGCGTCAGGTGTCCGGCTACAGCCACGCCCTGGTGAAGAGCGGCACCCCGGTGTTCGTCACCGGACAGGTCGCCTGGGACCTCGACGGATCCGTCGTCGGCAAGGGCGACATCGCCGTGCAGGTGGAGAAGACCTGGTCGAACATCCACGCCGTGCTCGCCGACCTCGGCGCCGCCATCACCGACGTGGTCAAACTCACCACCTACGCCACGGATGCCCGTTTCATGCAGGCCATCGGCGAGGCCAAGGCGCGCCAGTTCGAGCCCGGGCAGTTCCCCGCGAGCACCTTCCTGGTCGTGGCCGGGCTGGCCGATCCCGACCTCCTCGTCGAAATCGAGGTCGTCGTGATGCTCCCCGATCCGGTGAACATCAACGCATAG
- a CDS encoding ABC transporter permease — translation MTAAASTLARDRERAISPRAAQFGDSSRRGFAAALPPLVIVLLLLTIWQVAVTVADTKPTVLPSPLRVLEQGWLARDVIWLNTVPTLQETAVGFAVSLAVGWILAIIIDFSPLLRRALLPLLVASQTIPVIALAPLLIIWFGFGLLPKVLVIALVTFFPVAVGLIDGFNSTDREATNLLRSMGASRWKQFTFVRLPSALPAFFTALRIGITYAVTGAIFAEYVGAVNGLGIYMSMMKNSFRTDLVLAAVVVTAVVSISLFLLTFAVERLVIPWHSKERRSRRG, via the coding sequence ATGACTGCTGCCGCATCCACGCTGGCACGCGACCGTGAACGCGCGATTTCACCACGAGCCGCCCAATTCGGCGACAGCTCACGGCGTGGCTTCGCCGCCGCGTTGCCGCCCCTCGTGATCGTGCTTCTTCTGCTGACCATCTGGCAGGTCGCCGTGACCGTCGCCGACACCAAACCGACGGTGCTGCCGAGCCCCCTGCGGGTGCTCGAACAGGGCTGGCTCGCGCGTGACGTGATCTGGCTCAACACCGTGCCGACCCTGCAGGAAACCGCCGTCGGCTTCGCGGTGTCCCTCGCGGTGGGCTGGATCCTCGCGATCATCATCGACTTCTCGCCGCTCCTGCGCCGCGCGCTGCTTCCGCTGCTCGTGGCCTCCCAGACCATCCCGGTGATCGCCCTGGCCCCGCTGCTGATCATCTGGTTCGGCTTCGGTCTGCTCCCCAAGGTCCTGGTCATCGCGCTCGTCACCTTCTTCCCCGTTGCTGTCGGCCTCATCGACGGCTTCAACTCCACCGACCGCGAGGCCACCAACCTGCTGCGCAGCATGGGCGCCAGCCGCTGGAAACAGTTCACCTTCGTGCGTCTGCCCTCTGCACTGCCGGCATTCTTCACAGCGCTGCGCATCGGCATCACCTACGCCGTGACCGGGGCGATCTTTGCCGAGTACGTGGGCGCGGTCAACGGTCTGGGCATCTACATGTCGATGATGAAGAACTCGTTCAGGACCGACCTGGTGCTGGCGGCCGTCGTCGTCACCGCCGTCGTGAGCATCAGCCTGTTCCTGCTCACCTTCGCCGTCGAGCGCCTGGTCATCCCTTGGCACTCCAAAGAAAGGAGGAGTCGTCGTGGTTGA